The Porites lutea chromosome 11, jaPorLute2.1, whole genome shotgun sequence genome includes a region encoding these proteins:
- the LOC140953239 gene encoding carbonic anhydrase-like, which translates to MTSTLLTFVYLAEFSVALAAGWSYDANAPDGPSNWPGVCTTGTEQSPIDINTTTVMYDSNLGDFTLVNYDNTPPGVNFTATNKGKGLEISFDSNVYNVSGGDLTGTYTTVQFHLHWGSSNDKGSEHTVDGMMYPAEIHFVSYNTKYPDIVESLSHSDGLAVLGVFLQVGSNENQAYKKFLDQISYVKNMSGDEIKFSAFPLMSLLPTEKTKYYRYPGSLTTPDCQEAVTWTVFKDPVEISQAQLDVLRMMKYNDTVNIVNNYRPVQMLSNREVKASFGMITTAPPVTRTAPPVTTVAPSVTTAASSVTTAAPSVTTDGVALKISNVVLVLALFLGAAFFN; encoded by the exons ATGACTTCAACTTTGTTAACTTTTGTATACTTAGCTGAATTTTCCGTTGCCTTGGCGGCAG gcTGGAGCTATGATGCGAATGCTCCTGatg GACCAAGCAATTGGCCTGGCGTATGCACTACCGGGACGGAACAGTCGCCTATAGACATCAACACCACCACAGTCATGTATGACTCAAACCTGGGTGATTTTACACTTGTCAACTACGACAATACACCACCCGGTGTCAATTTTACCGCTACAAACAAAGGCAAAGGCTTGGAAATTTCATTTGACAGCAATGTGTACAACGTAAGCGGGGGTGACCTTACCGGAACATACACCACCGTTCAGTTTCACTTACACTGGGGATCAAGCAACGACAAAGGATCGGAACACACTGTGGACGGGATGATGTATCCTGCCGAG ATTCATTTTGTCAGCTATAACACTAAATACCCAGACATCGTCGAGTCACTGTCTCATTCTGATGGTTTGGCCGTTCTCGGTGTCTTTCTTCAG GTTGGCTCAAACGAAAATCAGGCCTATAAAAAATTCTTGGATCAAATCAGCTATGTGAAAAACATGA GTGGGGACGAGATAAAATTTTCAGCCTTTCCGCTTATGAGTCTCCTTCCAACGGAAAAGACCAAGTACTATCGATACCCGGGCTCCCTGACAACCCCGGATTGCCAAGAGGCTGTTACCTGGACTGTTTTCAAAGATCCTGTCGAgatatcgcaggctcag CTGGATGTCCTGCGTATGATGAAGTACAACGACACCGTGAACATTGTTAACAATTACCGCCCCGTTCAGATGCTCAGCAACCGTGAAGTGAAAGCCAGCTTTGGCATGATAACGACTGCCCCTCCTGTCACAAGGACTGCCCCTCCTGTTACAACGGTTGCCCCTTCTGTTACAACGGCTGCCTCTTCTGTTACAACGGCTGCCCCTTCTGTTACAACCGATGGCGTTGCTCTCAAAATATCAAATGTCGTATTGGTGTTGGCGCTCTTCCTAGGAGCAGCCTTCTTTaattaa
- the LOC140953240 gene encoding uncharacterized protein, with product MTKGIYEDFYRKPKPLVMSEKSNKDFNNAVNCHICGGELGKDRVRDHCHFTVDKLSEKQLPPKQGFYSKLYDEDVSDEDYQHAIKVWNTFGCKTIRDYHDLYLKSDVMLLADVFENFRKTCLKHYKLDPAHYYTSPGLAWDACLKTTGQCLELLSDYDMLMMFEKGIRGGITHISKRYAEANNKYMKKYNPEKKSSFIQYLDANNLYGWAMSQNLPTHGFKWLSNITKEKVMEILDKTNNSMANTGKKGYIFEVDLDYPPKLWDLHNDYPLAPETMKVDGVEKLICHFKPRKNYVIHYRALRQCLELVYVGQAILDLSKTLMFDFHYNYIKDKYGKKAELLFTDTDSLMYQIKTKDFYKDICYDIKNKFDTSDYPTDHPSGILTGVNKKVIGKFKDEASGKQITHFVGLRPKLYSYKLEDEKELKKCKGIKKNVVKKSIIFDDYVRCLFSGEKEMRTMKIIRSEKHDIYSKEVNKVALSNRDDKRKVLNDQIHTLAIR from the exons ATGACTAAAGGGATATATGAAGATTTTTATCGTAAACCAAAACCTTTAGTAATGagtgaaaaatcaaataaagattttaataaTGCGGTTAATTGTCATATTTGTGGTGGTGAATTAGGTAAAGATAgagttagagatcattgtcattttacag TTGATAAATTATCTGAAAAACAATTACCACCAAAACAGGGGTTTTATTCAAAACTATATGATGAAGATGTAAGTGATGAAGATTACCAACATGCTATTAAAGTTTGGAATACATTTGGGTGCAAAACAATAAGAGACTACCACGATCTTTATTTAAAATCTGATGTAATGCTTTTGGCAgatgtgtttgaaaactttagaaaaacttgtcttaaacatTACAAATTAGATCCAGCTCATTACTACACATCTCCAGGActagcttgggatgcatgtctaAAAACAACAGGACAATGTTTAGAATTATTAAGTGATTACgatatgttaatgatgtttgAGAAAGGTATTCGTGGAGGAATAACACACATATCAAAAAGATATgcagaagcaaataataaatatatgaaaaaatataATCCTGAAAAGAAATCATCATTTATACAATATTTGGACGCAAACAATCTTTATGGTTGGGCTATGTCTCAAAATTTACCAACACATGGGTTTAAGTGGTTATCCAAtattacaaaagaaaaggtaatggAAATTTtagataaaacaaataatagtatgGCAAATACTGGTAAGAAGggatatatttttgaagttgatttggatTATCCACCAAAATTATGGGATCTTCATAATGATTATCCTCTTGCACCTGAGACAATGAAGGTTGATGGAGTTGAAAAACTaatatgtcattttaaaccaagaaaaaattatgttattcaTTACAGAGCTCTTAGACAATGTCTTGAGTTGG tatatgttggtcaagcaattttagacttatcaaaaactctaatgtttgattttcattataattatatcaaagataaatatggaaaaaaagctGAATTGTTGTTTACAGATACTGACAGTCTAATGtatcagattaaaacaaaagatttttataaagatatatgttatgatataaaaaataaatttgatactAGCGATTATCCAACAGATCATCCTTCTGGTATACTAAcaggagttaacaaaaaagtaattgGCAAGTTTAAGGATGAAGCATCAGGAAAACAGATAACTCATTTTGTTGGATTAAGGCCTAAACTATACAGTTATAAACTTGAGGatgaaaaagagttaaaaaagtgtaaaggaataaaaaaaaatgtggtaaaaaagtcaataatatttgatgattatgtaagatgtttattttctggtgaaaaagaaatgagaactatgaaaataataagaagtgagAAACATGATATATATTCTAAAGAGGTTAACAAAGTAGCTCTAAGCAATAGAGATGATAAGAGAAAAGTATTAAACGATCAAATACATAC